In a single window of the Magnolia sinica isolate HGM2019 chromosome 7, MsV1, whole genome shotgun sequence genome:
- the LOC131251405 gene encoding cytochrome P450 724B1-like has translation MKGLISFPLYIPGTPYARAVQARARISSTVKAIVEERRSKGEISADNKKSDFLEILLSANSLSEDERVSFVLDSLLGGYETTSLLMALAVLFLGQSPAALQQLRVDTIFLSPPLLAISSSI, from the exons ATGAAAGGACTCATCTCCTTTCCACTATATATTCCAGGCACTCCATATGCAAGAGCTGTTCAG GCTAGAGCAAGAATATCTTCTACAGTGAAAGCTATAGTTGAAGAGAGAAGATCAAAGGGAGAGATCTCTGCTGATAATAAGAAAAGTGATTTCCTTGAAATACTCCTATCAGCAAATAGCCTGTCTGAGGATGAAAGGGTGAGCTTTGTACTGGATTCTTTGTTGGGTGGGTATGAAACCACCTCCCTTCTCATGGCATTGGCAGTTCTCTTCTTGGGTCAATCACCAGCTGCTCTGCAACAATTGAGGGTAGACAccatctttctctctcctcccctTTTAGCCATTTCAAGCTCCATATAA